In [Mycobacterium] stephanolepidis, the genomic window TTCGCAGGATTACTCTTCGCCCCTCTGGGTTTCGTGCCGTTGGGGACGGCGAAGGTTATCTGGTTCCTGGTGAATCTGGTGGCGCTGTTCGCCATCATCTGGCGGTGCTGGCGGGTTCTTGGATTCTCGGCCGATGGTCCGTTGGCTGTCGCGTGTGTGGGAATGAACTTGGTGGCCTGGGATATTCAGCCAGTCCATGGAACCCTGTGGCAGGGGCAGGTCAATCTCGTGCTGGCCGCGCTCATCATCTGGGATCTCACGAGGCCGGCGGGTGCGCGGTGGCGTGGTTGGTCGGTGGGTGTGGCCTCGGGGGTCAAACTCACGGCCATCATTTTCGTTCCCTACCTGCTGATCTCCCGGCAGTGGCGGGCGGCGGTGGCGGCCATGGTCACGGCGGTGGGCACCGTGGTGTTGGGATGGATTGTGCTGCCTTCGGATTCGTCCGACTACTGGCTGGGTGCGGTGCGTACCACCGGCCACATCGGTTCCCTGGACCATCCCGCCAATGCATCGATAGGTGGTGCACTGTCGAATATCTATGCACCGCAATCGATGCCGATGTGGTTGTGGGTGCTGCTCGCGGGCGGAGCCGCGCTGCTGGGAATGGCCGCCGCACGCAGGGCGCACGGAGACGGGCGGGAGCTGCTGGCCGTCACGGTCGTCGGCATGGTCGGCTGCGTGGTCTCTCCGTTGGCATGGGGCCATCACTGGGTGTGGACGGTGCCGTTGATGGTGTTGTTGGTCAACC contains:
- a CDS encoding glycosyltransferase 87 family protein codes for the protein MTVRSMSWRAAGLWLAVGVVAVLLQHWLIPLNAPNSFGLFSNGGDLMTYRFGGLRVLHGEPLYVTEIPDAGWFTYTPFAGLLFAPLGFVPLGTAKVIWFLVNLVALFAIIWRCWRVLGFSADGPLAVACVGMNLVAWDIQPVHGTLWQGQVNLVLAALIIWDLTRPAGARWRGWSVGVASGVKLTAIIFVPYLLISRQWRAAVAAMVTAVGTVVLGWIVLPSDSSDYWLGAVRTTGHIGSLDHPANASIGGALSNIYAPQSMPMWLWVLLAGGAALLGMAAARRAHGDGRELLAVTVVGMVGCVVSPLAWGHHWVWTVPLMVLLVNQILIARGAQRWRWAAVTVVIAAIVSMWWYLVLYVRAMRINPDFGSYITAWDAVIAQMSRGERVFDSAFFPLLFLTVAIWILATRSRPAGTVQ